One window of Cellulomonas shaoxiangyii genomic DNA carries:
- a CDS encoding YlxR family protein — protein MRRHGRLTEAGPEGRLSSPSRRTPDPVPPVPDLGPVRTCVGCRSTGPRSALLRVVLERETTGDPVLVVDERRRMPGRGAWLHPDPHCLELAVRRRAFGRALRHAGTLDTEAVSGAVTRHADQQQPQPQHDGAGTTPTPTVDRESGLEADGDPMSTQR, from the coding sequence GTGAGGCGGCACGGTAGACTGACGGAGGCTGGGCCGGAAGGCCGGCTCTCCTCGCCGAGCAGGCGGACCCCCGATCCCGTGCCTCCCGTGCCCGATCTGGGTCCGGTGCGCACGTGCGTGGGGTGCCGCTCGACCGGTCCGAGATCGGCCCTGCTGAGGGTGGTGCTGGAACGCGAGACCACGGGTGATCCCGTGCTCGTCGTGGACGAGCGTCGCCGGATGCCGGGCCGGGGTGCGTGGCTGCACCCCGATCCGCACTGTCTCGAGCTCGCCGTCCGTCGGCGGGCGTTCGGGCGGGCCCTGCGACACGCAGGCACGCTCGACACGGAGGCGGTCTCCGGTGCCGTCACGCGGCACGCGGACCAGCAGCAGCCACAGCCGCAGCACGACGGCGCCGGGACCACACCGACGCCGACCGTCGACAGGGAAAGCGGGTTGGAAGCCGATGGCGACCCGATGAGCACGCAGCGATGA
- the nusA gene encoding transcription termination factor NusA, with protein sequence MDIDMQALRLIEREREISLDVLVEAIEQALLSAYHRTPGAQQRARVEVDRRSGHVTVWAKDPVDPEQPDAETPEYEDTPAGFGRIATATARQVIVQRLRDAEDDQVLGQFRGKAGEVLGGVIQQGRDPRTVLVDLGGVEGVLPQHEQVPGEKYVHGERLRAYVLDVARGARGPQITLSRTHPNLVRKLFALEVPEIADGTVEITALAREAGHRSKMAVRATLPGVNAKGACIGPMGGRVRAVMTELHGEKIDIVDHADDPAAMVAHALSPARVLSVTVVDPEARAARVVVPDYQLSLAIGKEGQNARLAAKLTGWRIDIRSDAQESGDGRDDRPADATDGTSGHAR encoded by the coding sequence GTGGACATCGACATGCAGGCGCTGCGCCTGATCGAGCGCGAGCGGGAGATCAGCCTCGACGTGCTCGTCGAGGCGATCGAGCAGGCGCTGCTCTCGGCGTACCACCGCACGCCGGGGGCGCAGCAGCGGGCCCGGGTCGAGGTGGACCGCCGCTCGGGGCACGTGACCGTGTGGGCGAAGGACCCGGTCGACCCGGAGCAGCCGGACGCCGAGACGCCGGAGTACGAGGACACCCCCGCGGGCTTCGGCCGCATCGCGACCGCGACCGCGCGCCAGGTGATCGTGCAGCGCCTGCGCGACGCCGAGGACGACCAGGTGCTCGGGCAGTTCCGCGGCAAGGCGGGGGAGGTGCTCGGCGGCGTCATCCAGCAGGGCCGCGACCCGCGCACCGTGCTGGTGGACCTGGGGGGCGTCGAGGGGGTGCTGCCGCAGCACGAGCAGGTGCCGGGCGAGAAGTACGTGCACGGCGAGCGGCTGCGCGCGTACGTCCTCGACGTCGCGCGGGGCGCGCGCGGCCCGCAGATCACGCTGTCGCGCACGCACCCGAACCTGGTCCGCAAGCTGTTCGCGCTCGAGGTCCCGGAGATCGCCGACGGCACGGTCGAGATCACCGCGCTGGCGCGCGAGGCGGGGCACCGCAGCAAGATGGCCGTGCGCGCGACCCTGCCCGGCGTCAACGCCAAGGGCGCCTGCATCGGCCCGATGGGCGGGCGCGTGCGGGCCGTCATGACCGAGCTGCACGGCGAGAAGATCGACATCGTCGACCACGCGGACGACCCGGCCGCGATGGTGGCCCACGCGCTCTCACCGGCCCGTGTGCTGTCCGTCACGGTCGTCGACCCCGAGGCGCGCGCCGCCCGGGTGGTCGTGCCGGACTACCAGCTGTCCCTCGCGATCGGCAAGGAGGGCCAGAACGCGCGCCTCGCCGCCAAGCTGACGGGCTGGCGGATCGACATCCGGTCCGACGCCCAGGAGTCCGGCGACGGGCGCGACGACCGTCCCGCGGACGCGACGGACGGGACCTCCGGTCACGCACGGTGA
- the rimP gene encoding ribosome maturation factor RimP, whose translation MVAPAAAPRVREVVEPAVTAAGLLLEGLHVAGAGSRTVVRVVVDQTAEDERELDLDRIGEVTQAVSDALDATDVLPDAYTLEVSSPGVDRPLTEPRHWRRAVGRSVTLVRADGTVVAGRLTEVGAGAAPDVVVVPVTDPGKGRRPKEGAPVAVPWPDVRSGRVEVDLSGAAGQDDDVETED comes from the coding sequence ATGGTCGCGCCAGCAGCCGCACCCCGGGTGCGGGAGGTCGTGGAGCCCGCCGTCACGGCTGCCGGGCTCCTGCTGGAGGGCCTGCACGTCGCCGGCGCGGGTTCCCGGACCGTGGTCCGCGTGGTCGTCGACCAGACGGCCGAGGACGAGCGCGAGCTCGACCTGGACCGCATCGGCGAGGTGACGCAGGCCGTGTCCGACGCGCTCGACGCGACCGACGTGCTCCCCGACGCCTACACGCTCGAGGTCAGCAGCCCCGGGGTCGACCGGCCCCTGACGGAGCCGCGGCACTGGCGGCGCGCGGTCGGCCGGTCCGTCACGCTCGTCCGCGCGGACGGCACGGTCGTGGCCGGGCGCCTCACCGAGGTGGGCGCCGGCGCGGCCCCGGACGTCGTGGTCGTGCCCGTGACCGACCCCGGGAAGGGTCGCCGGCCGAAGGAGGGGGCGCCCGTCGCGGTGCCCTGGCCCGACGTGCGGTCGGGACGGGTGGAGGTGGACCTGAGCGGCGCGGCCGGCCAGGACGACGACGTGGAGACCGAGGACTGA
- a CDS encoding DUF4439 domain-containing protein, protein MDRPAAPAPARRPRTRARLRAAVALAAVLPLAACGLRLETPPPVEPSPDALEQVRARTVADALDLAADADALAAVVPEGPERTVLLDVAAFSARHAEAAGGVYDSGLPDPAPTASASTSTTTTPAGAPDAATLLAELVDDAAVAADDADTVTDGPLARLVASVATSRDELADRLSAATALPRPAAGAAADGAPDGSADEADQATPGVTPGATASASSSPGGEAPGTGTAALVALALAHDEAAYGYEVVAARVSDDARARAVEAAARHRADANRWAATAGVAGRAGDPRRAAYALPGGLDDPAVLDDLVRRLESGVADAYAAAVAAAAPGSRADLVAGLRQAHAAAAARGAASVPFPGVPELATETLG, encoded by the coding sequence ATGGACCGTCCCGCTGCCCCCGCCCCGGCCCGCCGCCCGCGCACCCGCGCGCGCCTGCGTGCCGCGGTCGCCCTCGCCGCGGTGCTGCCGCTGGCGGCCTGCGGGCTGCGGCTCGAGACGCCGCCGCCGGTCGAGCCGTCCCCGGACGCGCTCGAGCAGGTGCGCGCGCGCACCGTGGCCGACGCGCTGGACCTCGCCGCCGACGCCGACGCCCTTGCGGCCGTCGTCCCGGAGGGTCCGGAGCGCACGGTCCTGCTGGACGTCGCGGCGTTCTCCGCGCGGCACGCCGAGGCGGCCGGCGGCGTCTACGACTCGGGGCTGCCCGACCCGGCGCCCACGGCCTCGGCCTCGACCTCGACCACCACGACACCCGCCGGTGCCCCCGACGCGGCGACCCTGCTGGCCGAGCTCGTCGACGACGCGGCCGTCGCGGCCGACGACGCCGACACCGTGACCGACGGTCCCCTGGCCCGGCTCGTCGCCTCCGTCGCCACGTCCCGCGACGAGCTCGCCGACCGCCTGTCCGCCGCCACGGCGCTGCCGCGACCCGCGGCCGGCGCCGCGGCGGACGGGGCGCCGGACGGTTCGGCGGACGAGGCGGACCAGGCCACGCCCGGGGTGACGCCCGGGGCGACCGCGAGTGCGTCGTCGTCCCCGGGCGGTGAGGCGCCCGGGACGGGCACCGCCGCCCTGGTGGCCCTCGCCCTCGCGCACGACGAGGCCGCCTACGGGTACGAGGTGGTCGCCGCGCGCGTCTCCGACGACGCGCGCGCGCGGGCCGTCGAGGCCGCGGCGCGCCACCGCGCCGACGCGAACCGGTGGGCTGCGACGGCCGGCGTCGCGGGACGCGCCGGCGACCCGCGGCGCGCGGCGTACGCGCTGCCGGGGGGCCTGGACGACCCGGCCGTCCTCGACGACCTCGTGCGCCGCCTGGAGTCGGGCGTCGCCGACGCGTACGCCGCCGCCGTGGCCGCGGCCGCCCCCGGGTCGCGCGCCGACCTCGTCGCCGGCCTGCGCCAGGCGCACGCCGCGGCGGCCGCGCGCGGTGCGGCGTCCGTGCCGTTCCCCGGCGTCCCGGAGCTGGCAACCGAGACGCTCGGCTGA
- a CDS encoding proline--tRNA ligase, translating into MLLRMSTLFVRTLREDPADAEVASHRLLVRAGYIRRAAPGIYTWLPLGLRVLAKVERVVREEMDAIGAQEVHFPALLPKEPYEATGRWAEYGPNIFRLKDRKGADYLLAPTHEELFTLLVKDLYSSYKDLPLALYQIQTKYRDEARPRAGLIRGREFVMKDAYSFDVDDEGLARAYEAQRAAYQRIFRRLGLEFVIVAATSGAMGGSRSEEFLTPTAIGEDTFVRSAGGYAANVEAVTTPVPEPVDLSDAPAAHVEDTPDTPTIDSLVAHANAHQARADRPWTAADTLKNVVLALVHPTGERELVVVGLPGDREVDLKRLEAGVAPAEVEPAGDADFAAHPELVRGYLGPGAVGPNAPAGPDGERASVRYMLDPRVVPGTRWITGANEPGRHVFDLVAGRDFTADGTVEAAEVRAGDPAPDGSGPLELARGIEIGHIFQLGRKYAQALGLTVLDRNGKSVVVTMGSYGIGVTRVLAALAEAHHDERGLAWPAHVAPAHVHVVATGKDEAVFAAAEALATTLSARGVEVLYDDRPKVSPGVKFADAELLGVPLVVVVGRGLADGVVEVRPRAGGTAEQVSVHAAADRVAELVDGLLAG; encoded by the coding sequence ATGCTCCTGCGCATGTCCACGCTCTTCGTCCGCACCCTGCGCGAGGACCCCGCCGACGCCGAGGTGGCGAGCCACAGGCTCCTCGTGCGCGCGGGGTACATCCGCCGTGCCGCGCCCGGCATCTACACCTGGCTGCCGCTCGGGCTGCGGGTGCTGGCGAAGGTCGAGCGCGTGGTCCGCGAGGAGATGGACGCCATCGGCGCCCAGGAGGTGCACTTCCCGGCGCTGCTGCCCAAGGAGCCCTACGAGGCCACGGGCCGCTGGGCCGAGTACGGCCCGAACATCTTCCGCCTGAAGGACCGCAAGGGGGCCGACTACCTCCTCGCGCCCACGCACGAGGAGCTGTTCACCCTCCTGGTCAAGGACCTGTACTCGTCGTACAAGGACCTGCCGCTCGCGCTGTACCAGATCCAGACCAAGTACCGCGACGAGGCCCGCCCCCGCGCCGGCCTCATCCGCGGCCGCGAGTTCGTCATGAAGGACGCGTACTCGTTCGACGTGGACGACGAGGGCCTCGCGCGGGCGTACGAGGCCCAGCGGGCCGCCTACCAGCGCATCTTCCGGCGTCTCGGCCTCGAGTTCGTGATCGTCGCCGCCACGTCCGGCGCGATGGGCGGCTCCCGGTCCGAGGAGTTCCTCACGCCGACCGCGATCGGCGAGGACACCTTCGTCCGCTCGGCGGGCGGGTACGCGGCCAACGTCGAGGCCGTCACCACGCCGGTGCCCGAGCCCGTGGACCTCTCCGACGCGCCCGCCGCCCACGTCGAGGACACGCCGGACACGCCCACGATCGACTCGCTGGTCGCGCACGCGAACGCCCACCAGGCGCGTGCGGACCGCCCGTGGACGGCGGCCGACACGCTGAAGAACGTGGTCCTCGCGCTCGTGCACCCGACGGGTGAGCGCGAGCTCGTCGTCGTGGGCCTCCCCGGCGACCGCGAGGTCGACCTCAAGCGCCTCGAGGCGGGCGTCGCGCCCGCCGAGGTCGAGCCCGCCGGGGACGCGGACTTCGCCGCGCACCCGGAGCTGGTGCGCGGGTACCTCGGCCCCGGGGCGGTGGGGCCGAACGCGCCCGCCGGGCCGGACGGCGAGCGGGCGTCGGTGCGCTACATGCTCGACCCGCGCGTCGTGCCCGGCACCCGGTGGATCACGGGCGCGAACGAGCCGGGGCGGCACGTCTTCGACCTCGTCGCGGGCCGCGACTTCACGGCGGACGGCACCGTGGAGGCCGCCGAGGTGCGTGCCGGCGACCCGGCCCCCGACGGCTCGGGCCCGCTCGAGCTCGCGCGGGGCATCGAGATCGGCCACATCTTCCAGCTCGGCCGCAAGTACGCGCAGGCGCTGGGGCTGACGGTGCTCGACCGGAACGGCAAGTCCGTCGTCGTCACCATGGGGTCCTACGGCATCGGCGTCACGCGCGTGCTGGCGGCGCTCGCCGAGGCCCACCACGACGAGCGCGGCCTCGCATGGCCCGCGCACGTCGCACCGGCCCACGTGCACGTGGTCGCGACCGGCAAGGACGAGGCGGTGTTCGCGGCCGCCGAGGCGCTCGCCACGACCCTCTCCGCGCGCGGCGTCGAGGTCCTCTACGACGACCGGCCGAAGGTGTCGCCTGGCGTGAAGTTCGCCGACGCCGAGCTGCTCGGCGTCCCGCTCGTCGTGGTGGTCGGGCGCGGTCTCGCGGACGGCGTCGTCGAGGTGCGCCCGCGGGCCGGCGGGACCGCCGAGCAGGTCTCGGTGCACGCCGCGGCGGACCGCGTCGCCGAGCTCGTGGACGGGCTCCTCGCCGGCTGA
- a CDS encoding Fpg/Nei family DNA glycosylase: MPELPEVEALAQYLRGRTVGRTVTRVEVAAISALKTFRPAPTALRGGTVLDVGRHGKWLDTVVETPADGVLHLVWHLSRAGWVRWYDALTDRPARPGKSPIALRVGFDDGSGFDLTEAGTRKRLAVHVVADPAEVPQIATLGVEPLSDAFTPERLGELLAARNQQVKGLLRDQGTIAGIGNAYSDEILLVTRTSPFAPTRSYDDARTQRLHEAIRTVLTEAVEAASGKPAADLKDAKRQGMRVHGRTGLPCPGWDGTPCGDTVHEVSFADSSLQYCPTCQTGGKPLADRRLSRLLR; this comes from the coding sequence GTGCCGGAGCTGCCCGAGGTCGAGGCGCTCGCGCAGTACCTGCGCGGGCGGACGGTCGGGCGCACGGTCACCCGGGTCGAGGTCGCCGCGATCAGCGCGCTGAAGACGTTCCGCCCGGCGCCGACCGCGCTGCGCGGGGGCACGGTGCTCGACGTCGGGCGCCACGGGAAGTGGCTGGACACGGTCGTCGAGACGCCCGCCGACGGTGTCCTGCACCTCGTCTGGCACCTGTCCCGCGCCGGCTGGGTGCGCTGGTACGACGCGCTGACCGACCGGCCGGCGCGCCCGGGCAAGTCCCCCATCGCGCTGCGCGTCGGCTTCGACGACGGCTCCGGCTTCGACCTGACCGAGGCGGGCACCCGCAAGCGGCTGGCGGTGCACGTGGTCGCCGACCCCGCCGAGGTGCCGCAGATCGCGACGCTGGGCGTCGAGCCGCTCTCCGACGCGTTCACCCCCGAGCGCCTGGGCGAGCTGCTCGCGGCACGCAACCAGCAGGTCAAGGGCCTGCTGCGCGACCAGGGCACGATCGCCGGCATCGGCAACGCCTACTCCGACGAGATCCTGCTGGTGACGCGCACGAGCCCGTTCGCACCGACGCGCTCCTACGACGACGCGCGCACGCAGCGCCTGCACGAGGCGATCCGGACCGTGCTGACCGAGGCGGTCGAGGCCGCGTCCGGCAAGCCCGCCGCGGACCTCAAGGACGCCAAGCGGCAGGGGATGCGCGTGCACGGGCGCACCGGGCTGCCGTGCCCCGGCTGGGACGGCACGCCGTGCGGCGACACCGTGCACGAGGTGTCGTTCGCCGACTCCTCGCTGCAGTACTGCCCGACGTGCCAGACCGGCGGGAAGCCGCTCGCGGACCGGCGGCTGTCGCGGTTGCTGCGCTGA
- a CDS encoding DUF4081 domain-containing GNAT family N-acetyltransferase — protein MTAVRATARGGRTGAAVLDDGDVAAALAVCASDPVGSVLAASRLEQAAATGLRRAGGELWGYAEDDELRAICWAGANLVPVLATDDDASASRALAAFAALGRTRGRRCSSIVGPADAVLGLWSRLRGAWPLEREIRASQPSMVIDGDPAVVPDPAVRRSVPEEYDAVLPACVRMFTEEVGYSPVSGPGGPYEQRVRALIEQGRSFVRVERPAGTWRRPRVVFKAEVPAVAGGVAQVQGVWVDPERRGERLSETGMAAVVQATRADIASTVSLYVNGYNTRAVRAYQAVGFRQVGEYATVLF, from the coding sequence ATGACGGCTGTGCGCGCGACGGCGCGCGGGGGACGCACGGGGGCCGCGGTCCTCGACGACGGCGACGTCGCGGCGGCGCTGGCCGTCTGTGCGAGCGACCCCGTCGGGTCCGTGCTCGCCGCGAGCCGGCTCGAGCAGGCCGCCGCCACCGGGCTGCGCCGGGCCGGCGGCGAGCTGTGGGGCTACGCCGAGGACGACGAGCTGCGGGCAATCTGCTGGGCCGGGGCGAACCTCGTGCCGGTCCTCGCGACCGACGACGACGCGTCGGCGTCGCGCGCGCTGGCGGCGTTCGCCGCGCTGGGACGCACGCGCGGGCGGCGGTGCTCCTCGATCGTCGGTCCCGCGGACGCGGTCCTCGGGCTCTGGTCGCGGCTGCGCGGCGCGTGGCCGCTCGAGCGGGAGATCCGGGCGAGCCAGCCCTCCATGGTCATCGACGGCGACCCCGCCGTCGTCCCCGACCCCGCGGTGCGCCGCTCGGTGCCGGAGGAGTACGACGCCGTGCTCCCGGCCTGCGTGCGGATGTTCACGGAGGAGGTCGGGTACTCGCCGGTCAGCGGGCCGGGCGGTCCGTACGAGCAGCGGGTCCGGGCGCTCATCGAGCAAGGGCGTTCGTTCGTCCGGGTCGAGCGGCCCGCCGGCACGTGGCGGCGCCCGCGCGTCGTGTTCAAGGCCGAGGTCCCGGCCGTCGCCGGCGGCGTCGCCCAGGTCCAGGGCGTGTGGGTCGACCCCGAACGGCGCGGGGAGCGGCTCTCGGAGACCGGCATGGCGGCGGTCGTGCAGGCCACCCGGGCCGACATCGCCTCGACGGTGTCGCTCTACGTCAACGGGTACAACACGCGCGCGGTCCGGGCCTACCAGGCGGTCGGCTTCCGCCAGGTGGGGGAGTACGCCACGGTCCTGTTCTGA